The Streptomyces europaeiscabiei genome window below encodes:
- a CDS encoding glycoside hydrolase domain-containing protein produces MSDNQYSHRRSDGSSRRHPGRPGHRQSRKRRYIAWTAAGAAVLAGAGLAAQSSQATTTTWPAAKVYTGRAFDTCTAPSLSAMKAWKTGFYGAAAVYVGGRNRGCAQPELTASWVKSVNTLGWKLVPLYVGAQPPCQTGSSPEKITASTATSQGAADGADAVAKAAALGMKPGSALYLDMEAYDTTNTACDNAVLTYVRAWHKALGAKQYRSGFYGFSSSSAKAVATATDRTNLPGNLWYAKWDKVNTTTTDWPFDPKLYTGHHRAHQYMVNSKESRGGHTITVDRSAWDAPVAIVG; encoded by the coding sequence ATGTCCGACAACCAGTACAGCCACCGTCGATCCGACGGGTCGAGCCGACGGCACCCGGGCCGTCCCGGCCACCGGCAGTCCCGGAAGCGCAGATACATCGCCTGGACCGCCGCAGGCGCCGCCGTCCTCGCCGGAGCCGGGCTCGCCGCGCAGAGCTCCCAGGCCACGACCACCACCTGGCCCGCCGCCAAGGTCTACACGGGCCGCGCCTTCGACACCTGCACGGCTCCCTCCCTGTCCGCGATGAAGGCCTGGAAGACCGGCTTCTACGGCGCGGCGGCGGTCTACGTCGGCGGCAGGAACCGCGGCTGCGCCCAGCCCGAACTCACCGCCTCCTGGGTGAAGTCCGTCAACACCCTGGGCTGGAAGCTCGTCCCGCTCTACGTCGGCGCCCAGCCGCCCTGCCAGACCGGTTCGAGCCCCGAGAAGATCACCGCGTCGACCGCCACCTCGCAGGGCGCCGCCGACGGAGCGGACGCCGTCGCCAAGGCCGCCGCCCTCGGTATGAAGCCGGGCAGCGCGCTCTACCTCGACATGGAGGCGTACGACACCACGAACACGGCCTGCGACAACGCCGTGCTCACCTACGTCCGTGCCTGGCACAAGGCACTCGGCGCCAAGCAGTACCGCTCCGGCTTCTACGGCTTCAGCAGCTCCAGCGCCAAGGCCGTCGCCACCGCCACCGACCGTACGAACCTGCCGGGCAACCTCTGGTACGCCAAGTGGGACAAGGTCAACACGACGACCACCGACTGGCCGTTCGACCCGAAGCTGTACACCGGGCACCACCGCGCCCACCAGTACATGGTCAACAGCAAGGAGAGCCGCGGCGGCCACACGATCACCGTCGACCGCAGCGCGTGGGACGCCCCGGTGGCGATCGTGGGGTGA